From the Gavia stellata isolate bGavSte3 chromosome 22, bGavSte3.hap2, whole genome shotgun sequence genome, one window contains:
- the P4HB gene encoding protein disulfide-isomerase, translating into MVGFRAVVSLLCLLLPSPARAGDSAAALEEEDGVLVLRAASFEQALAAHRYLLVEFYAPWCGHCKALAPEYAKAAAKLKAEGSEIRLAKVDATEESELAQQFGVRGYPTIKFFRNGDKAAPKEYTAGREADDIVSWLKKRTGPAATTLTDAAAAETLVDSSEVVVIGFFKDLTSEAAKEFLLAAEAVDDIPFGISSSTDVFTKYQLSKDGVVLFKKFDEGRNNFEGDLTKDNLLNFIKSNALPLVIEFTEQTAPKIFGGEIKTHILLFLPKSVSDYQEKLDNFKSAAGNFKGKILFIFIDSDHSDNQRILEFFGLKKEECPAVRLITLEEEMTKYKPESDDLTADKIKEFCNKFLEGKIKPHLMSQDLPEDWDKQPVKVLVGKNFEEVAFDENKNVFVEFYAPWCGHCKQLAPIWDKLGETYRDHENIVIAKMDSTANEVEAVKIHSFPTLKFFPAGSGRNVIDYNGERTLEGFKKFLESGGQDGAAADDDLEDLETDEETDLEEGDDDEQKIQKDEL; encoded by the exons ATGGTGGGGTTCCGCGCGGTTGTGTcgctgctctgcctcctcctcccttcgCCCGCCCGAGCCGGCGACTCCGCCGCGGccctggaggaggaggatggtgtCCTGGTGCTGCGCGCCGCCTCCTTTGAGCAGGCGCTGGCCGCGCACCGCTACCTGCTCGTCGAGTTTT ACGCCCCTTGGTGCGGGCACTGCAAAGCGCTGGCCCCTGAGTACGCGAAGGCGGCAGCGAAGCTGAAGGCGGAGGGCTCGGAGATCCGGCTGGCCAAGGTGGATGCCACGGAGGAGTCGGAGCTGGCGCAGCAGTTCGGCGTGCGTGGCTACCCCACCATCAAGTTCTTCAGGAACGGTGACAAGGCCGCTCCCAAGGAGTACACAG CTGGCAGAGAAGCGGATGATATTGTCAGCTGGCTGAAGAAACGCACTGGCCCGGCTGCAACAACCCTgacagatgctgctgcagcagagacgTTAGTGGATTCCAGTGAAGTGGTTGTGATTGGTTTCTTTAAG GATTTGACATCAGAGGCTGCAAAGGAGTTCTTGttggcagcagaagctgtggaTGACATTCCTTTTGGGATTTCCTCTAGCACTGATGTCTTCACCAAGTACCAGCTTAGCAAGGATGGTGTGGTCCTCTTCAAGAAG TTTGATGAAGGCCGTAACAACTTTGAAGGGGATCTCACGAAAGATAATTTACTGAACTTCATCAAGTCTAATGCGTTGCCTCTGGTCATAGAGTTCACTGAACAG ACTGCTCCTAAAATCTTTGGAGGAGAGATTAAGACTCATATTCTGCTGTTCCTACCAAAAAGTGTCTCTGACTATCAAGAAAAACTGGACAACTTCAAGAGTGCAGCTGGGAACTTCAAAGGGAAG ATCCTGTTCATCTTCATAGACAGTGACCACAGTGACAACCAGAGGATTTTGGAGTTTTTTGGcctaaagaaagaagaatgtccAGCTGTACGCCTGATCACACTAGAGGAAGAAATGACCAAATACAAACCTGAATCAGATGACCTCACAGCAGACAAGATCAAAGAGTTCTGTAATAAGTTCCTGGAGGGCAAGATCAAG CCCCACCTGATGAGTCAAGATCTTCCTGAAGACTGGGACAAGCAGCCTGTCAAAGTTCTAGTTGGGAAGAACTTCGAAGAAGTTGCTTTTGATGAGAATAAGAATGTCTTTGTAGAGTTCT ATGCCCCCTGGTGTGGTCACTGTAAGCAGCTGGCTCCTATCTGGGACAAGCTGGGAGAGACATATAGGGACCACGAGAACATTGTCATTGCCAAGATGGATTCGACAGCCAATGAAGTAGAGGCCGTGAAAATCCACAGCTTCCCCACACTCAAGTTCTTCCCTGCAGGCTCTGGCAGAAAT GTAATTGACTATAATGGGGAGAGGACACTAGAAGGCTTCAAAAAATTCTTGGAGAGCGGAGGTCAGGATGGGGCAGCAGCTGATGAT